From the genome of Pseudomonadota bacterium:
TGAAGCCGATTATGCCGACAGCACCGGGGGCAAGTACAGCGATCTCCTGGACGGGCTGATTTCAGCCTCAGTGACTATTCCTCTGGGCGAGTATGTGACGGTCACGCCACAGGTATATTACTCCATGGCGCTTTCCAGCGAGGCTGAGACGCTTCTACAGGACAGCGACGGTGACGACAGTTTCATCTACGGCGGAATTTCCGCAAGCTTTGCCTTCTAGCTCGGATTTTTCACGAGTTGAGATCGCTGAATATCCGCGAAAGAAGCCTTTTCACTATAATTGTTTATGTGTAAAGGCTGATGACAAAGGAGATTCAGCGATATCGGCTCGCCCTTCGGGTGAGTAATTACAAATAAGAAGAGAAAGGCACCATTGGCAAAATTGTACTTTCAGAAACATAAGGTTATGTAATAAAAAAGAACAACAAGTCAGTAAGTTGCAATAATAAATCGAAATTACTCATGAAATGTCCGGGCCAGGGAGACCTCCCCCCTTCGTTCTTCCTGGAAGCGGGGAGGCCGGCAATCCCGGTCTCCCCGGTTTTGTTTGCAGATTCCATCTGAGAGTGGAGTGAACAATGAAAAAATTTCTGATGTTTCAACACATGGAATGGGAAGGTCCTGGAAAGTTCCTGCTGCGTTGTCTTGACAAACACGGAATCAGTCATGATATCGTCAGAATATGGGAGCAGCCCGTTCCTGATAATTTTTCAGAGTATAGCGCGCTGATAGTTCTCGGCGGCGGGCCGAATGTTGACCAGGAAGAGATGTATCCCTTTCTGGTTCAGGAAAAAACAGTTATTCGCAAGGCCCTTGACCTGGATATGCCGTATCTGGGATTCTGTCTGGGGCATCAACTGCTGGCCCATGTGCTTGGGGCGGAAGTTGGGCCTAATTTTTGCACAAGCATCGGCTATACCCAGGGGCATTTGACCCACGACGGTCGCGAGCACCCGGTTTTTCAGAATCTGCCGGTGGAATTTCCATTATTCAAATGGCACGGTCAATCCGTTAAAACCCCGGTGCGTAAAAACATTTCAATTCTCATTACCTCCGAAGAGTGCCAGGTTGAAGCGATATCGGTTCCCGGCCGGCCGCATATTATTGGTCTTCAATTTGATAATCATTCGGCAAGCAGAAAAGACATCGCGTTATGGCTTGAAAAAGATCGTCAGTGGATTTTTTCGGCACCGGACAGAGAGGTGAATCCGACAATGATCCTGTCCATGGCAAAATTACTTGAAAAAAATATGGAGCAGGATTTTGATATCCTGTTTAATAATTTTATCAGACTTCTCTGATAGCGGGTGGTTTAATATATTCCAGTCATTGGCTTCATAAATTTTCAAGAAAGGCGGTTGCCATGCCACAGAACCATAAGGACAATATATTTTCCATGCTTGAGCAGGGTGGGCCCTTTGCAACCGGCCTCCTGCCGCCGCTGTCGGCGCCGTTTTCCCGGGAAACCAAAACCTGGGTCAGAACACTGCAGGCGGCCGACATGCTCACCAAGTACCGTATCGTCCGCAATCAAATCTATGAGCTTCTGGATGTTCATTCCTTCCAGGAGATAAAGGAGCTGATCCCTGATCAAAAAAAACGGCGTGAAGTTGAGAGCCGCGCCTACCGGATGCTTGGCAATATGTTCGGTCTTGAAGGCAATGAAAGGGAAATTGTTTCCAAGGTGAACAGCTATTCCCGGATTGCCGATGCGGTGGTCCGTTATCTCAAGGGCAAGGTGCTGTCCAATTATTCCTCCTATATCGAGATGACCAATGAAATAGATGTGATCAACAGCCCGGCGCAGTTGCTGTTGATCATCTTTGACCGGCGGTATCACAAGAAGGCGCGGTTTGAGGCCAAGCGCAAGCTCATCCTCCTTACCCTTGCAGGTTCCATTGACCAGCGGGAAAGAGAAACCGATGTGGAGCAGAAATTCGCCCAGTTTCTCGAATTCTTAAATGATCATGTCTGGAGCAAGGATCTGCTTATCGGCCAGCTGGAAATTGCTTTTCTTCTGAGTGAACATGATAAGGATGATTTTTCCTGTACCAGCGTGAAGGTCATCGGCCAGGAAGATCGCCGGAACATAAAACTCAAATCCGGCCAGAAGCTCACCATGATCAAGCGCCGGAGATTCCGGATGAACGGCCTGGAAGTGCCGATCTATGTGTCGATCAGAAAAAAACCACCGGAGGCCAAGGTATTGAAACTTCTGCGCAAGGGTGAGGAAAATCCGGCCGTCGCCGTTGACGACGAACTGGGGCTTATGGGCGTGGTGGAATCAGTGATGGACGTGAAGAATTTCCAGAAACATCTGACCCGAAGCGCCAGCAGGGCAGGGTCGCTGATGACCCTTGAGGAGGTGTCAAATACCCTCACCGGCTCACGGTATAACAGTTCCAGTATCGGCAGTTCGTCAAGCACGCCGATGTTCAAGTTTTTTGCACGGTTGGGGGGCATGCGGGTGGAGTTCATTGTTCATACCCATGAGTCGTATCTCAATTATATGTACCAGCGGGACGTCTCCCATGACGAATATGAGGTGCGGCGGATTTTTGATTCCGGGGTTGCCGAGCTGTTGTTTCCGGAAAGTATTTATCATCTGAAGATGGATGAGATCAAAGATCATCTTATACGATGGTTCAGGCAGCGGATCGAAGAATTTTGACTTCAATGCGACAGTTGCTTTTACTGAATCTGCTTCGAAGTCTGCGCTATCTTTCAGCAACTGTTTCGCATACCATAGTCTAGCGAAACAGGGGCTTCCGCACATCTTCAGCAAGCTCAACAATCGCTCAATTTAGGAAATAATCGTGAATAATTCACATACCCCGCATACCTTGGCCAAATGGGTCATCAACCTGTTTTTTTGCATCGGCGTTCTCTCGGCAATTGCTTTCCGGGCGCTGATCGTGGTGAATCATTTTGATCCGGCGCTCTTCCGGCCCCTGTGGTATGTGGGAGTGATCGGCTATATTTTCTTTTTTTTCTACCGGTATGTCATATCCGAAAAAAGAAAGAAGGCCATCGAGCAGTTCGGGCTCATCGAGAAGTTACAGGAAAACTCCTGTCTGGATGACCAGGACCGTGACGTTGTCATCTATCTGTTGTCCTCCATCCGTAAATCCCGGGAAAATTATAATTATCTCTTCATCTTCATTTTCTCCGCCCTTGCAGTGCTTGCAGATATCATCCTCTCGAGTTGATTTGCGCAAAACAAAACCAGCTTGTTTTTTTTCAATATTTGGTTAACTGTCCTGGTGTTATAATGGTTGAACAATCTAGCCCAAATAGTTCATTAGTGAGATGGATATATTGCATAACTTTCTGAATTTAAAAGGTTTATTGAGTGATGCGTTGCCTTTCCAGAAAGTACATTTTGGACCATTGATATCAAACTTTTCTTTTATGCATACTCACCCGGTGGGCGAGTCGATCAGGCTGAATCTCCTCCGGTTCAAAGGGCCTTGCATGCATGAGTATAGCAATTCCCATTGAACCTCGAATCTTCAACCAGCTCATCTCGTGAAATATCAGGGCTAGTCAGCAGAGAAGAAGGTCTCAGATGATTATCCTTGACATGACAATCATTCCCCCAGCAATATCAGGAAAATACAGCTATTATTTGTTCATTGTCTAACCGGATTTGCCGGAGAATTATTAAAAGGAGGAAGGATATATGAAATATATATTGGCGTTTTTATTGATACTGGCTGTTTCATCCAATGCATGGGCCGCTGGCAAGACAGTTTCCTACGAGGTTAACGGGCAACCCTATGAAGGATATTTTGTCAGCCCGTCTCCAAAAGCGCCGTTGGTGCTGCTTATCCACGACTGGGACGGGCTCACCGAATATGAAGTGAAACGGGCCGAGATGCTTGCGGGTCTCGGGTATGCGGTTTTTGCCGCTGATCTGTTCGGCGCCGGCGTCCGCCCCACCACAATTGAAGATAAACGCCAGCACACCGGTGAGCTTTATAAAGACCGGGAGAAAATGCTTTTTCTGATGCAGGTGGCATTGAAAATGGCCCAATCCCTTGGAGCTGATTCGCTTAATGCCGTGGCAATGGGATACTGCTTTGGAGGTGCTGCGGTGCTTGAGCTTGCCAGGTCAGGAGCAGACCTCAAGGGCTTTGTCACCTTTCATGGCGGCTTGCAAACTCCGGAAGGGCAGGACTACACCAAAACCAAGGGCAAGCTGCTGATCATGCACGGCAGCGCTGACACAAATATCACCATGGATCAGTTTGCCGATCTTGCCAGGGAAATGGAGGCAAAATATGTCCCGTACGAGATGATTACTTACGGCGGAGCGCCCCACGCCTTTACTGTATTCGGCTCCATAGGCTATCGTGAAGATGCCGATAAAAAATCCTGGAAACGGTTTACGGATTTTCTTAAGGATATTTTTGAGTAAACAGATTTTTGCTTGAAAGAGTTACTGCTCAAGGGTTTAATAGAAGCCGGCTTATGGAGGATAATCCGTTTTTGCCACTCAGGTTTTTTGGACGGGGATAAGTAAGGAATTGTTCCGATAACGGGGATCAAAATCACATCAAGGAGAAAGCAATGAAACGTTTTGTACTGATACTGTCGACCCTATTACTTATAGGTTTTATGGCCGGGTGCGGCGGAGGAACAAAAAGAGTAGCGTTGCCTGCCGGCGCATCAAGTGATATTGCCGTGCTTTCCCTGGGAGCGGACACCACCGGACTCAGTGACGATCAGGTTGACCTCTTGCAGCGGAATCTGGACTGGATGGATAGAAATCTGGTTCAGACCCTTAATAAAAAAGGCTTTAACTCGGCCCAGATCCAGGATGAAAAGGCTTTCACCGGCGCCGGCAACAGTCTTCTCCTTAAAATTTCAATCACCAAACATAAGATGATCCCCAAGGGCGCCCGGATGTTGGGTGGCATGATGGCAGGTGCTGATATTTTAAGCGTCCATTATGATCTGGTCGACTCAAATGGTAAAATCGTTCTTGCATGGGATGATTCCCAGGGTTCCACCAAGGGCGGCACCTATTGCGCCCAGGCGCTGAACAGAAATGCCGCAGACAAAATTGCTGCATATGTAGTGAGGAAATAGAGCGTTTATTGCCGAGGGCATGCAAAACGGGGACATCCATTCTTTCTGGCAGGAGTTGAAAACCAAGTCCGGAATGGTGACCCCGTTTTTTTTATTCAGAAATTGAGATAGAATAATTTTTTATCTATCAAAAAAAAGCTGTTTACATCTCCCAAAATAGTTGTTAGGTTTTCTGCGACTCTAACGCATTCATGAATCACCCCCTTAGACGTTAAAGAATAGTATTGCAATTTTCTTGCGGCGGATTACTGCGCCTTTTTTATGGGGCAAGCAGGATTTTTTGCGGTTCTGCGAAAGGATCGTGCCTCCAAATCCATGAAAAAAGGCCGACGACGCAGAGTATAAAACTCTAACCAATACAGGAGCGAATTATGGGCAGGTTGGCGATTATTACTGCTTTTTGGGTATGTGTATTTACATGTGTGAATGATCCGGCATTTGCAATGGAGGATATTGGCGATACCCGTTGGCAACCGGTTAACAACGGCATCAGGGAGCTTGAGGTAAGCACGGTTGCCATAAACCCGAAGAATCCTGACCAGGTATATGTAGGCTCTGCAAAGGCAATTTATAAAACTATAAACGCTGGAGAGGATTGGGTTGAGATCCTGTCATTCAGAGGGACCGAAAATAGTATACATGCTGTCTCACTTGCGCCGGGCAATGCAAACCATATTTATGTGGGCGCGGACCAAGGGTTATATGCAAGCAGAGATGCCGGAGCCGGGTGGGAAAAAATTTATGATGGATTGGCTGAGCAGCAGAAGTCTGTTCTGTCCATAGCTATAAATGCTCAGGATGAAGATGAATTGCTGATCGGCACAAGATCAGGTGTATATTTTTCAAGTAATCGCGGTGAAAATTGGCAGAGAAGCCGGAATCTGCCCCATGATATATGTGTGTTTTCAATTGTCTTTGACCCTGTGGAGGCAAACAATCTGTTTGGCGCTACCGACAAAGGAATTTATAAAAGTGTGGATAGCGGAGTTTCATGGGTCCGAACCTATGGAATGTATTCCTCAAAGGAAGAAACGACTGTATCGAATCTCCTTGACCAGGAAGGTTATGATCTGGATGAAATGGTTTTTGATGAAAATGGTTCGGCATATACAGGGCAAGACGCAGAAAAATCATTTTTTCGTGGGGTGGTGGTTGATAATTCAAAAGAACGAGCTGTTTATGTGGGTACCGCCAATGGGCTTTTAAAGAGTGATAATGGCGGCTTTGAGTGGAAAATGATGAGCGGTATAGGCCTGACAAGCCCTGATATCCGTCATATCGTATTAAGTCCTGATGGAAGTAATTTGTATGCCGCAACCGACAAGGGTGTTTTTATTTACTCCAGAAAGAAAGATAAATGGGATGAGCTTTATGAAGGCATGATTGCCAGGGATATTAATTTTCTGGCCACTTTATCGGGTAACTGGAATACCAATCAAATCCTTTGGGCGGCCACTGGAAAAGGGGTCTTTAAAGCAGTCCCCAAAGTTGATTATGCTGAAAGTAAGAAACGACAGTTGACCACCAGAGAGATCTTGAACAGATTTGCGCAGGAACCTTCTATTGAGGAAATCAGGGATGCGGCGATTCAATATGCGGAGGTGAGTCCGGATAAAATCAACCACTGGAGAAAAGCCGCGGCCCGCAAGGCATGGCTGCCGGAATTGCGGGTGGCATATGATGAAAATGAAGATTTTCAAACCAGCACTTATTTTTACAGCACTTCATCCGAGAAATATACAGACGACGATACTACCGAAGGCACTGACAGTGGCTGGTCGGTTTCGCTTTCATGGGATCTTGGCGATATTATCTGGAGCAGCGATCAGACTTCCATTGATACGAGGTCGCGGCTGATGGTCCAACTGCGGGACGATGTGCTCAATGAAGTAACCCGGATATATTTTGAAAGAAGGCGGTTGCAGGTGCAGATTATGATAGACGAAAATATGGATATCAACGACCGGATCGAAAAAGAATTGCGGCTTGAGGAGCTCACTGCGAATATCGATGCACTGACGGGCTCGTATCTTTCAAGACAATTGGCGGTAAATAAGGTTAGGGGAGTGCATTAAGTATGAAAATGCAAAATCAATCTGACACTAATAATAGAAGGCTTGGATAAATTCTGACACCTCGGATATGCACATTTATATTGAAAATGAAAGCCCCGGTGGTTGCCAGGGCTTTTTTAGGATGATAGCAGTTATTGGAACGCAAAAAAGGCAGCGCCGTTGCTGGCCCTGCCTTCCTAAAATCTGCAGATGGAGAGGGAGTTACTTTTTCTTTCTTCTTAAGCCAGCAAGGCCGACTAACCCAGTGCTGAAGAGAAGCATAGTAGCTGGTTCTGGGACTGAGGCCGAGGGTGCATAACCTAAGGAGTATCTATCTGAATGCTCGCTTTGCCCCACGGTTGTAAGATCATATATTAAAGTTCGATCAAAAGAAGTTGCGTCAGTATCTAAAAAGAAAAACTTAGAATTCATACCTGCCTGCAATCCTGCACTAAAACTAAAGTTCACATACCCAGGAAATGGGTCACCAAAAAGATATGCGTAATTCGGGCCAATATCACCAAGGCCATCAATTCGAAAATCTGCGTCATAAATAGATGTAATAAAATTACCAATACGAAAATCACCAATTGCACCAGCGGAGTCACTATCATTAAAGACACGCCAATAAAAATCATACGTATTGTCGATAGCTCGAACAACTCGGAACTGGACATCACCTGAAACAGTACCGCCATAACCAGAAAAGGAAAATTCGACCAAATCATCAACAATAATAGTTCCTGCTAAGTTTGGATTAACCCCTACCGTTGTGCCAGACAAGGGTGTGTAGGCATTTACTGCCAGGGGTACAGCACTTGCAACACCTGCAACCGATAAGAACAGCCCTGTTACCAATCCTGCTAAAAGTTTCTTTTTCACTTTTCCTCCTTTCTTGATGTGATTATTTAGCAATTACAGAATTAACTAAAATATTTCAAAGCATATAAAGTGTTAGCAAATTATGTGCCAATTGCAGCTTCCAGGGGCAATAAATTTTTATTTAAACAAAATTAAGTGGTTAGGAGTATTAGTATTTCATGATGAACTAGTGCGCCTGGAATACAATTCCGGAAACACGAACTAATTTGTCAGGAAATGCGAAAAACGATAATATTTTGATTTGCGATATGAGGGGTTCTGAAAGGGGATTGGAAGCTTTCAACTTATGCCACCTATCAATCTAATTTATTCCACGCAAGCATTCATTGATTCTGAAAACCAAAAGTACAGGTCAGTGCCATGATTTTGGGATGATCCTCCTCATCAATTTGAAAAATCAAATAAAAGCGTGAATCGACCCTCTGGATTGTTAGCGGTAAAAGGCGATTTGTTTAAGCTTTATTTGTGAAAGAGGCTATTAAAGCTCATCGGGATCAGCGACTGAAATGTGTTGTATCTGAAATTTCTCCTTGTATTATTTGCTTTGGCGTTGTGTAAATTAAGAAGGACATGGTTCCTTATTGATTGTTACACTTGGTGTTTCCCCGGGAGATGATCTTGCTCATGGTCAGTGTCGGCATTTCCCCTGCGCTTGTGAATAGTTGTCCCTTTTGTTTAGAGTTCAAAGTTAATTTAAGGAGGCGAAAAATGTATGATTTTACCTTCCATAATCCCACAAAAATAATTTTCGGACGTAACACTGAAGTACAGATCGGCAGTGAGCTGAAAAACGCTGGCATCAGCAAGGTTCTTTTTGTTTTCGGTAAATCTTCGATAAAGGCATCCGGGCTGTATGACCGGGTTGTTGAAAGCCTTAATCAGAGCGGTATACATTTTACGGAATTTTCCGGGGTCTCATCAAACCCGATTCTTTCACATACGCACCGGGGAGTAAGGCTTGCCATGCAAGCGAAGGTCCAGGCGGTGCTTGCTGTGGGTGGCGGCTCGGTGATCGATGAAAGCAAGGCGATCGCCGTGGGCGCGGTTTCGGATAAGGACGTATGGGAGTATTTTATCGGTGAGCAAGTCACCAGGGCCTTGCCGGTTTTCACAATCCTTACTCTGGCGGCCACCGGCAGTGAAATGAATGGTAATGCCGTGATCACCCGTGAAGAGACACAACAAAAGTATAATATCGGCTCTGCCCATGTTTACCCAAAAGTTTCTATTCTCAACCCGGAACTGACCTTTTCCGTCTCACCTGAGTATTCTGCTTACGGCGCGGTTGATGCCATCGCCCATGTGATAGAGGGATATTTCACCTCCAGACTCGGCGGGCCGGCCATTCAGGACAGATTGGTGGAAAACATTATCAGGACGGTGATCGACACTCAGAATGTTATTGCCAGGGAACCTGATAACTATAATGCCCGCGCAGAGTTCATGTGGGCCGCGACCCTTGCTTTGAACGGTTTGCCGCCGGCAGGCATCGGTGCGTACAGTTTTCCGAATCATATGATCGAACATGCCTTGAGTGCCATGTTTAATATTGCCCACGGTGCGGGGCTGGCAATCGTTATTCCGGCCTGGATGCGATGGTACCAGCCGCTGAAACGCGATAAATTCCGTCGTTTTGCACAGGAAATATTCGGCCTTGAAACCGGGGAACAAGGCATTGATGCCCTTGAGGACTGGTTTGAGAAGATCGGCGCTCCCATACGTCTTGATGATGCAGGTATCCCGGCCAGCGATATTGACAGCATTGCTGAAAACGCCAACACTCTTGCAAGACGTTGGGGAATTGATGATGTCTATACACCCGGAGTAATTGCCGAGATCCTCCGCCTGGCTGTCTGATTTCATCAGCCTATTTTCATCCCCTTCCTTGACACTTTCCGTGAAAAACGGTAAGTCTTTTCAGTAGGTTATGGTCTTTTCTGTTGTTTTCCGTTAAAATGCTGCGACATTTACCATAGACGATGAGGCGAGAATGGCTGGCAAGGTGAAGTCTGTTTTGGGAAAAGATAATAAAAACAAAGAATTACTGCGTTCAATTCCTAAGGTTGATGAATTTCTGCAATGGGTGGGAAATCCCCCCGAGACGCCATTATTATTGATCAAGAAAGCTGTACGTGAAGTTCTTGATGAAAAACGCCGGGCCATTCTGGCCGGAAAACCTGTAAAAAAGATCGATCTTTCCCGGAAAGCCCTGGTTCCCCTGTTTAACAAATTACTCAAACAGAAACTTGCGCCGAATTTTGTAAAAGTCATCAATGCCACCGGAGTCGTGGTACATACCAACCTGGGCCGATCCGTGCTTCCTGATATAGCCATGGAAAGCATTCTCAGGGTCGGTGCCGGGTATTCTAATCTGGAGTATGATCTGAAAACCGGTAAGCGTGGCAGCCGGTACAGCCTGGTTGAGGAATTGCTCTGCGAGCTCACCGGTGCCGAGGCGGCCCTGGTGGTCAATAACAATGCCGCTGCAGTCCTGTTGGTGCTTGAGACCATGGCCGCGGGCCGTGAGGTGATCGTCTCCCGCGGTCAGCTTGTTGAAATCGGTGGTTCTTTCAGGATTCCGGACGTGATGGCGAAGAGCGGTGCGAGACTCGTTGAGGTGGGGGCCACCAACCGCACGCATCTCAAGGATTACGAAACGGCAATTACTGGAGAAACCGCGCTGCTTCTCAAAGTCCATACCAGCAATTTTAAAATTATCGGCTTTACCAGGGAAGTGGATCTTGCAGAGCTTGTCGGGCTTGGAGGACAACATGGGATTCCGGTCATGGAGGATCTGGGCAGCGGCTGTTTTGTTGATCTGTCGCGTTTCGGGCTCGATAAAGAGCCCACGGTGCAGGAAACCGTGAAAGCCGGGGTTGATGTTGTTACTTTCAGTGGAGATAAGCTTCTGGGCGGACCCCAGGCAGGAATTATTCTCGGCAAAAAACAGGTGATTGAGCGGGTGAAGAAAAATCCCATGAATCGGGCGCTGCGCATTGACAAGTTTACACTGGCGGCCCTTGAAGCCATTCTGCGATTGTATCTTGATGAACAGAAAGCCCTGGAAACCATCCCCACCCTGGCAATGCTATCCATGCCCCTTGAAAAGATTCAGGCCCGGGCCCGTAAGCTTGTGGAAAAAATCAAGAAGTCAGTTAAATCAAAATGTGATGTGGAAATTGTTGAAACCGAATCAAGGGTTGGCGGCGGTGCATTGCCGGAGCAGCCATTGGCAAGTTGTGCTGTTTCATTGAATCCACTGAAGATTACCATAAATTCTCTTGAGAAGCTGTTCCGGAAGCGTGAAATACCGGTTATCGGGCGGGTGGAAGAAGACCGTTACCTGCTGGATATGCGGACTGTGGCTGATAAAGAAGTTGCCGATCTCGGCACGGCTATCTGCGAAGTGTTCGGAGTTGCGAAATAATGACATCCCCTTTGTTTGCTCAAAACGGCCGGATATCCATTGAAGATCTGAACCGGTTCAAAAGAGTATTTTCTGAAACCATCAAGTATTTTCTGTCCTGCAGCCGGGTGGATTTCATTCCGGTAAATGTTGATGAATCAGCGCCCCTTCCCCCGGGAGTCAAGTCGGTTCAGAAAAGACGGATTCCCTGTATTGGCGAGAATGGCGTGCTGTATCTTCCCATATGGCGCGTTGACGAGCTTATTGCCACGGCAGTTCTGGGTGATTGCAGCAGTAAGGTGCTGGAGGCAGACGGTCCGTGGCTTCTTGAAAGGAGCCGTTTTATCTCCCGGGAATTTGAGTTCGGGAAACAGCTTTCCCTTGATCCTCTTACCGGGTTGCTGAATAAACGCCATCTCCTGGAGGAATTGACCTGCCGGATGGTGGAAGGTTCCGGCCCGACCAATGCTGGGATGCATGGATTTGTGCTGGCCTTGATCGAAATCTGTCCAGCCATAAAGGATGCCGATCAGGCCAGGCAATATATTGCAAGAGCGGCATCGTGCCTTGGTTCTCTTGAGGACAGGGTGGCACTCCACCACCTGGGGTCTGGGGTGTTCGGCCTCATATGGGAAGAGCTTGATTCCGAAGGGGCTATCAAGGTAGGAAATGCAGTGCTCAACTGGTTGAAAAGGGAGAACTTTCCCCGGATCCGAATAGGCCTTGCACCGGTCAATGATCAAACCATGCATGAGGGAAAAGATGCCGCCGGAGTTGTCGAACAGGCCTGGCATGCCCTTGAAACCGCGAGAAAGCGGGGTCCTTATGGGCTTTGCAGCTCTTCGGCGCTTATCAATGCTGAACAGCATCCTTTAAAGCCTTTGCCGGCCAGGGTTACGGCATATTTCCGGAAGCTATTGCCGGGGGTTGATGCGTTTGCGGTCATTTTACTCCAGCAGGATCAGGATGCTGAAGGCGCACAATTTTCCGGCCGGGTTCGTTCCTTGCTCATTGATACTCCCCTGGTGCCGGTCAACCCCCGCGAAGCATTTGTTTTTATTGCCGGTGCCGACCAGCAACGAGCCCTTGACTGGATACAATCATTCAAGAAAAAACTTGGAAAAGACATGGGCAGCTTTTCCATGGGCGTGGCGCTTTTCCCGGACCATGATTTCAGAAAGTCGGAGATGCTGCTTAATGCCAGAAAGGCATTGCTCCACACCAATTTTTTCGGGCCCGACACAGTGACGGTTTTTGATGGCATAAGTCTGAATATCAGCGGCGATATTTACTATAATGAAGGGGACCTTGCCGCAGCTGCCAAAGAGTATAAGAAAGGTCTTGAAGTTGACCCGGACAATGTCAATCTTTTGAACAGCATGGGGGTTACCTGGGCGCAGATGAATCGTTATCGAGATGCGATTCCTTATTTTGAAAAAGCCCTTGGAAAAGATAATGATGATTTCATGGCCCTTTTTAACATGGGGCTGGCTCTGCTGGCATTGAACCGGAATGATGCGGTAATTCCCTATTTTGAAAGAGCCTACAAGGTTGATCCTCATAACTTTGATTTAATCCTGCAGCTTGGCAGGCTGTATTGTCAGAGCAAAAGGTATGATGAAGCGGTCATGGTGCTCAAGCAGGGGGAAGGCAAGGGCAATACCGGAAGCGGACGGGATGTCGGTCGCGGCGCGCTGCATCGTTATCTCGGCGAGGCTTATATGGCTTCAGGCAAGAATAAAAAAGCCATGGCAAGCCTCCAGAGGGCTTGCAATCATAATCCAAGGGACGCATCTGCATTGAGTCTGCTCGGTGAACTATACGATCTGGAAAAACAAGGCGCTGAAATCGCCACGGCACTCTCTAGGCAGGCGGTTGAGCTTGACAGCAGTCGTTGGGAATACTGGTATCGTCTCGGCAAAATTCAGTTCCACCAGGGAAATACAATAGATGCCAAAGAGTCTCTCAAGGAAAGTCTCAGGCTGCATCGAAAAAACATTGAAGCATCTGTCGTGCTTGGTGAAGTGTATCGAAAATCCGGGCAGCACAGTAAAGCACAAAAAATGTTTATGAAAGTCCTGAGGCTTGATCCTGCGCATAAACAGGCGAAACAATCTTTAAAGAAGTTGGCCAAGGCCTGATGCGGGAATTTGAATGCAGAATG
Proteins encoded in this window:
- a CDS encoding tetratricopeptide repeat protein translates to MTSPLFAQNGRISIEDLNRFKRVFSETIKYFLSCSRVDFIPVNVDESAPLPPGVKSVQKRRIPCIGENGVLYLPIWRVDELIATAVLGDCSSKVLEADGPWLLERSRFISREFEFGKQLSLDPLTGLLNKRHLLEELTCRMVEGSGPTNAGMHGFVLALIEICPAIKDADQARQYIARAASCLGSLEDRVALHHLGSGVFGLIWEELDSEGAIKVGNAVLNWLKRENFPRIRIGLAPVNDQTMHEGKDAAGVVEQAWHALETARKRGPYGLCSSSALINAEQHPLKPLPARVTAYFRKLLPGVDAFAVILLQQDQDAEGAQFSGRVRSLLIDTPLVPVNPREAFVFIAGADQQRALDWIQSFKKKLGKDMGSFSMGVALFPDHDFRKSEMLLNARKALLHTNFFGPDTVTVFDGISLNISGDIYYNEGDLAAAAKEYKKGLEVDPDNVNLLNSMGVTWAQMNRYRDAIPYFEKALGKDNDDFMALFNMGLALLALNRNDAVIPYFERAYKVDPHNFDLILQLGRLYCQSKRYDEAVMVLKQGEGKGNTGSGRDVGRGALHRYLGEAYMASGKNKKAMASLQRACNHNPRDASALSLLGELYDLEKQGAEIATALSRQAVELDSSRWEYWYRLGKIQFHQGNTIDAKESLKESLRLHRKNIEASVVLGEVYRKSGQHSKAQKMFMKVLRLDPAHKQAKQSLKKLAKA